The Streptomyces sp. NL15-2K genome contains a region encoding:
- a CDS encoding glucose-1-phosphate thymidylyltransferase, with product MKALVLSGGAGTRLRPITHTSAKQLVPVANKPVLFYGLEAIAEAGISEVGIIVGDTADEIREAVGDGSLFGIKVTYIPQEAPLGLAHAVLIAQDFLGDDDFVMYLGDNFIVGGITGLVEEFRTERPDAQILLTKVPNPTSFGVAELDGDGRVVGLEEKPKQPKSDLALVGVYLFTPAIHEAVRSIEPSWRGELEITHAIQWLIDAQRDVRSTTISGYWKDTGNVTDMLEVNRSVLETVQPVNEGTVDEGSEIIGRVRIEAGARVSGSRIVGPAIIGAGSVVNDAYIGPFTSVSEDCRIEDSEIEYSIVLRGSSVTGVRRVEASLIGRDVEVTPAPRNLKAHRLVLGDHSKVQISS from the coding sequence GTGAAGGCTCTCGTGCTTTCCGGGGGAGCGGGCACCCGCCTCCGCCCGATCACCCACACCTCGGCCAAGCAGTTGGTGCCGGTCGCCAACAAGCCTGTGCTCTTCTACGGTCTGGAAGCGATCGCCGAAGCGGGGATCAGTGAGGTCGGAATCATCGTCGGCGACACCGCGGACGAAATCCGCGAGGCGGTGGGCGACGGCTCCCTCTTCGGGATCAAGGTCACCTACATTCCGCAGGAAGCGCCGCTGGGACTCGCCCATGCCGTACTCATCGCCCAGGACTTCCTCGGTGACGACGACTTCGTCATGTACCTCGGCGACAACTTCATCGTCGGTGGCATCACCGGTCTGGTGGAGGAGTTCCGCACCGAGCGGCCCGACGCGCAGATCCTGCTGACCAAGGTCCCCAACCCGACCTCCTTCGGTGTCGCCGAACTCGACGGCGACGGCCGGGTGGTGGGCCTGGAGGAGAAGCCGAAGCAGCCCAAGAGCGATCTGGCGCTCGTCGGCGTCTACCTGTTCACCCCGGCCATACACGAGGCCGTCCGCTCCATCGAGCCCTCCTGGCGCGGCGAGTTGGAGATCACGCACGCCATCCAGTGGCTGATCGACGCCCAGCGCGACGTCCGTTCCACCACGATCTCCGGCTACTGGAAGGACACCGGCAACGTCACCGACATGCTGGAGGTCAACCGGTCCGTCCTGGAGACCGTGCAGCCGGTGAACGAGGGCACGGTGGACGAGGGCAGCGAGATCATCGGCCGGGTGCGCATCGAGGCGGGCGCCCGTGTCAGCGGCAGCCGGATCGTCGGACCCGCGATCATCGGTGCCGGCTCGGTGGTGAACGACGCGTACATCGGCCCCTTCACCTCGGTCTCCGAGGACTGCCGGATCGAGGACAGCGAAATCGAGTACTCCATCGTGCTGCGCGGCTCCTCCGTGACCGGCGTGCGCCGGGTGGAGGCCTCGCTCATCGGGCGCGACGTCGAAGTCACGCCCGCTCCCCGTAACCTCAAGGCCCACCGGCTCGTGCTCGGTGATCACAGCAAGGTGCAGATCTCTTCATGA
- the rfbB gene encoding dTDP-glucose 4,6-dehydratase, translating to MTAPTSPAHPTRILVTGGAGFIGSHYVRTLLGPQGPGDVAITVLDKLTYAGNPANLDEVRTHPGFAFVQGDICDPELVGKLMAEHDQVVHFAAESHVDRSIDGGAEFVRTNVVGTHTLIDAAHRAGVKTFVHISTDEVYGSIDEGSWPETHPLEPNSPYSSAKASSDLIALSYHRTHGLDVRVTRCSNNYGHHHFPEKVIPLFVTNLLDGKKVPLYGDGGNVRDWLHIDDHVQGIELVRTKGRAGEVYNIGGGTELSNKELTGLLLEACGADWETSVEYVEDRKGHDRRYSVDCTKIREELGYAPRKDFREGLAETVRWYRDNRAWWEPLKERAALN from the coding sequence ATGACGGCCCCCACCTCTCCCGCCCACCCGACCCGGATTCTGGTGACCGGCGGTGCCGGTTTCATCGGCTCGCACTACGTCCGTACGCTGCTCGGCCCCCAGGGCCCCGGTGATGTCGCGATCACCGTCCTGGACAAGCTGACATACGCGGGCAACCCGGCCAACCTCGACGAGGTGCGCACGCACCCCGGGTTCGCCTTCGTGCAGGGCGACATCTGCGACCCCGAGCTGGTCGGCAAGCTGATGGCCGAGCACGACCAGGTCGTGCACTTCGCCGCCGAGTCGCACGTCGACCGTTCCATCGACGGCGGCGCGGAGTTCGTCCGCACGAACGTGGTGGGCACGCACACGCTCATCGACGCGGCGCACCGGGCCGGCGTCAAGACCTTCGTGCACATCTCCACCGACGAGGTCTACGGCTCGATCGACGAGGGCTCCTGGCCCGAGACCCACCCCCTGGAACCCAACTCGCCCTACTCATCGGCGAAGGCGTCCAGCGACCTGATCGCGCTGTCCTACCACCGCACCCACGGCCTGGACGTCCGCGTCACCCGCTGCTCCAACAACTACGGGCACCACCACTTCCCCGAGAAGGTCATCCCGCTCTTCGTGACCAACCTCCTCGACGGCAAGAAGGTCCCGCTGTACGGCGACGGCGGCAACGTCCGCGACTGGCTGCACATCGACGACCACGTCCAGGGCATCGAACTGGTCCGCACCAAGGGCCGCGCGGGCGAGGTCTACAACATCGGCGGCGGCACCGAACTCTCCAACAAGGAGCTCACCGGGCTGCTTCTGGAGGCGTGCGGCGCCGACTGGGAGACCAGCGTCGAGTACGTCGAGGACCGCAAGGGCCACGACCGCCGCTACTCGGTGGACTGCACCAAGATTCGCGAGGAGCTCGGGTACGCGCCCCGCAAGGACTTCCGCGAAGGCCTCGCCGAGACCGTGCGGTGGTACCGCGACAACCGCGCCTGGTGGGAACCGCTCAAGGAGCGCGCGGCCCTGAACTGA
- the rfbD gene encoding dTDP-4-dehydrorhamnose reductase, whose amino-acid sequence MNPIQEQASAPAGWLVTGANGMLGQDVLARLAAEGERSVAPARAELDLTDAQAVQRALERHRPAVVVNCAAWTAVDDAETREAEAHRVNADGPAHLAAACASTGAVLLHVSTDYVFAGDATTPYAEDAPTAPRSAYGRTKLAGEQAVLKTLPDHGYVVRTAWLYGTGGPNFVRTMIRLAGERETLDVVDDQRGQPTWSADLAGLLLALGRAALAGTAPAGIYHGTSSGETTWYGFTREIFRQLGTDPDRVRPTTSEAFTRPAPRPTYSVLGHDRLRAVGIEPPRDWRAALTEAFPEIHRAQTKENPA is encoded by the coding sequence ATGAACCCGATACAGGAACAGGCAAGCGCCCCGGCCGGCTGGCTGGTCACCGGAGCGAACGGCATGCTCGGCCAGGACGTGCTGGCCAGGCTGGCCGCCGAGGGCGAGCGGTCCGTCGCGCCGGCCCGCGCGGAGCTGGATCTCACCGACGCCCAGGCCGTACAGCGGGCGCTGGAGCGTCACCGCCCCGCCGTGGTCGTCAACTGCGCGGCCTGGACCGCCGTCGACGACGCCGAGACCCGAGAGGCCGAGGCGCACCGCGTCAACGCCGACGGCCCGGCCCACCTCGCCGCCGCCTGCGCCAGTACCGGAGCCGTCCTGCTGCACGTCTCCACCGACTACGTCTTCGCCGGCGACGCCACCACCCCGTACGCCGAGGACGCCCCCACCGCCCCGCGCAGCGCCTACGGCCGCACCAAGCTCGCCGGCGAGCAGGCCGTCCTCAAGACCCTCCCGGACCACGGCTACGTGGTCCGCACCGCCTGGCTGTACGGCACGGGCGGCCCCAACTTCGTCCGCACCATGATCCGCCTGGCGGGCGAGCGCGAGACCCTGGACGTCGTGGACGACCAGCGCGGCCAGCCCACCTGGAGCGCCGACCTGGCCGGCCTGCTGCTCGCCCTGGGGCGCGCAGCCCTGGCCGGCACCGCCCCGGCCGGGATCTACCACGGCACCAGCTCCGGCGAGACCACCTGGTACGGCTTCACCCGGGAGATCTTCCGCCAGCTCGGCACCGACCCGGACCGGGTCCGCCCCACCACCAGCGAGGCATTCACCCGCCCCGCCCCCCGACCGACCTACAGCGTCCTCGGCCACGACCGCCTCCGCGCGGTCGGCATCGAGCCGCCGCGCGACTGGCGCGCGGCGCTCACCGAGGCATTCCCGGAGATCCACCGGGCCCAGACGAAGGAGAATCCGGCGTGA